A stretch of the Oceanispirochaeta sp. genome encodes the following:
- a CDS encoding NifU family protein: MLTERVQKALEDVRPSLQADGGDIELVEVKEDGTVLVRLQGACAGCPMSQMTLKQGVETYLKKQVPEVTTVESV; the protein is encoded by the coding sequence ATGTTAACAGAAAGAGTTCAAAAAGCACTCGAAGATGTAAGACCCTCACTGCAGGCTGATGGCGGAGATATTGAATTAGTAGAAGTAAAAGAAGATGGAACAGTTCTTGTGCGGCTTCAAGGCGCCTGCGCCGGATGTCCCATGTCACAGATGACTTTGAAACAGGGTGTTGAAACATATTTGAAAAAACAGGTTCCAGAAGTTACAACAGTAGAATCAGTTTAA
- a CDS encoding ParA family protein — MAKVVVFANQKGGVGKTTTTVNIGAYMAEAGHSVLLVDFDPQGNLSSSLGIKDTQNSIYEAMMGLIPVEKAVQKTPQKNLYILPSNLNLSGATVELSKADKKDSLQYLKKILSSLRESYDYILIDCPPSLGVLTINGFVAADTVIIPLQCEYFALEGLKYMYSMTIKRIQKSVNTSLKIGGIIFTMYDSRTNLGKEVIKSVQDTFKQHPEMVFNTVIPRNIRLSEAPSHGLPINLYDAVCIGAKCYKTLTGEVLKRV; from the coding sequence ATGGCAAAAGTAGTGGTATTCGCAAATCAGAAGGGCGGTGTAGGTAAAACAACCACCACTGTTAACATTGGAGCTTATATGGCAGAGGCAGGTCATAGCGTGCTTCTGGTCGACTTTGACCCTCAAGGCAACCTTTCCAGCAGTCTCGGCATAAAGGATACGCAGAACAGCATCTATGAGGCGATGATGGGATTAATCCCTGTTGAGAAGGCTGTGCAAAAGACTCCCCAGAAAAATCTTTATATATTACCATCCAATCTGAATCTTTCCGGTGCAACCGTGGAACTCAGTAAAGCTGATAAAAAGGACTCTCTTCAGTATTTAAAGAAAATCCTCTCATCCTTGAGGGAGTCCTATGATTACATCCTCATTGACTGCCCGCCTTCATTGGGTGTTCTGACTATCAATGGTTTTGTCGCGGCCGACACGGTGATCATTCCCCTGCAGTGTGAATATTTTGCTTTAGAGGGTTTGAAGTACATGTACTCCATGACCATCAAGAGAATTCAGAAATCAGTAAATACCAGTTTAAAAATTGGTGGTATTATTTTTACTATGTATGATTCCCGCACAAATCTGGGAAAAGAAGTTATTAAAAGTGTACAGGATACTTTTAAGCAGCACCCGGAAATGGTTTTCAATACTGTTATTCCCAGGAATATAAGACTCTCTGAGGCTCCATCCCATGGTCTTCCCATCAATCTCTATGATGCAGTATGCATCGGCGCCAAATGCTATAAAACATTGACCGGAGAGGTTTTAAAACGTGTCTAA
- a CDS encoding ParB/RepB/Spo0J family partition protein, whose amino-acid sequence MSKKKALGGMGLDALLSLDDSKQDNIDIHVDIRDSVEDLLIDSIRTNPDQPRKIFSEDSLQELANSIQSRGVIQPIIVEKSAQGYEIVAGERRYRASLLVGKKTIPAIVRDFTEEEKLEIALIENIQREDLTAIEEAKAFRNLMDSLDMSQQEVADKVGKKRSTVANSLRLLNLPADVQESLNLGVITAGHARAILAVLNPADQKIFHSRIRDEGLSVRESERMVEDLNQGKRPQSREKATLPKNKVPEILGIEQKFIDHFGTRVQVKGNLKKGKIEISYFSEDDLERIFDLIS is encoded by the coding sequence GTGTCTAAGAAAAAAGCCTTAGGCGGGATGGGTCTTGATGCCCTTCTCAGCCTGGATGACAGCAAACAGGATAATATTGATATTCATGTGGACATCCGTGATTCTGTTGAAGATCTTTTGATTGATTCTATTAGAACAAATCCTGATCAGCCCCGAAAAATCTTTAGTGAAGATTCTCTTCAGGAACTCGCTAACTCCATTCAATCCCGGGGCGTCATTCAGCCCATCATTGTTGAAAAATCCGCACAGGGTTATGAGATTGTTGCGGGAGAACGGCGTTACAGGGCGTCCCTTCTTGTCGGGAAAAAGACTATTCCCGCTATTGTAAGAGATTTTACAGAAGAGGAAAAACTTGAAATTGCTCTGATCGAAAATATTCAGCGGGAAGATTTGACAGCCATTGAAGAAGCAAAGGCTTTCAGAAATCTGATGGATTCCCTGGATATGAGCCAGCAGGAAGTTGCTGATAAGGTCGGAAAGAAGCGTTCTACTGTCGCCAATAGTCTCAGGCTTCTGAATTTACCGGCGGATGTACAGGAGTCCTTGAATCTGGGTGTTATCACTGCAGGACATGCCCGAGCGATACTGGCGGTTTTAAATCCGGCCGATCAAAAAATATTTCACAGCCGAATAAGGGATGAGGGTTTGTCCGTCAGGGAATCCGAACGAATGGTGGAGGATCTAAACCAGGGGAAACGGCCTCAAAGCCGGGAAAAAGCGACTCTTCCTAAGAATAAGGTACCAGAAATTTTAGGGATTGAACAAAAATTTATTGATCATTTCGGTACGAGAGTCCAGGTTAAAGGAAACTTAAAAAAGGGTAAAATTGAGATTTCCTATTTCTCTGAGGATGATTTGGAAAGGATTTTTGACCTGATTTCGTGA